From Nicotiana tabacum cultivar K326 chromosome 20, ASM71507v2, whole genome shotgun sequence, one genomic window encodes:
- the LOC107759150 gene encoding dehydration-responsive element-binding protein 1D-like, translating into MNNSSSCSSVRVAVSDEEDINILALRKPKKRAGRKKFKETRHPVYRGVRRRNNDKWVCELREPSTQKRIWLGSYPTAEMAARAHDVAALALRGPLATLNFADSAWRLPVPVSKDPKDLRHAAAKAAEPFWSGEETDVNSRVAANTGNGSEEMKAAAEEDNAVYNCMQNIVTAENVLYSNYSCSEVGMVGTQEWQANMEERSLFSPNPCLLGSCFSWDDDVESDVEVSLWSYSV; encoded by the coding sequence ATGAATAATTCAAGTTCATGCTCTTCAGTTAGAGTGGCAGTTTCCGATGAAGAAGATATCAATATATTAGCGTTAAGGAAACCGAAGAAGCGTGCGGGGAGGAAGAAGTTCAAGGAAACTCGGCACCCAGTGTACAGGGGAGTGAGAAGGAGGAACAACGACAAGTGGGTTTGCGAACTGCGTGAGCCCAGCACACAGAAGCGAATATGGTTGGGAAGTTACCCAACTGCAGAAATGGCTGCGCGCGCTCATGACGTAGCTGCATTGGCGCTTAGAGGGCCGCTGGCCACTCTGAATTTCGCGGACTCTGCTTGGCGGTTGCCAGTGCCGGTATCAAAGGATCCCAAGGACTTGCGCCATGCAGCTGCGAAAGCAGCAGAGCCGTTCTGGTCAGGAGAGGAAACTGATGTTAATTCTAGAGTGGCAGCTAATACTGGCAATGGTAGTGAGGAAATGAAGGCGGCAGCAGAAGAAGATAATGCAGTGTATAATTGCATGCAGAATATTGTGACTGCAGAAAATGTTCTGTACAGCAACTACTCATGTAGTGAAGTGGGAATGGTAGGGACGCAAGAATGGCAGGCAAACATGGAAGAAAGGAGTTTGTTTTCACCAAATCCTTGTTTATTAGGTAGTTGTTTCAGCTGGGATGATGATGTGGAAAGTGATGTTGAGGTGTCATTGTGGAGTTACTCTGTTTGA